A stretch of the Chitiniphilus purpureus genome encodes the following:
- a CDS encoding amino acid adenylation domain-containing protein, whose amino-acid sequence MSDHPDLTERRARLSPEQRARLQQRLAGASDAPTRDAIPRRAERHHAPLSYAQQRLWFLWQLDPSGTAYHLGGGLRLTGRLDVAALHASLQALLARHEALRTVFRAGAAGEPEQWIGPVSELALPCIDLAGCMPDAREQRIHEAWAQLCDTPFDLAQGPLLRVLLLRCGTDEHRLLVVMHHIISDAHSTGLILDELAAGYRAALDGAAPTLPALPIQYADYAVWQRQWLQGAEGERQLAWWRAQLGGEQPVLALQGDRPRAPTGARAGACHVVVLDEALAARVRQQAQQHGATLFMALLAAFQALLFRHTGQGDLRVGVPVANRNRAEVLGVVGFFVNTQVLRVQVDARTTLAALLAQTRDTAIEAQARQDLPFEQLVQALQPERSLAHNPLFQVMFNHLRRDAPAPAAWPGVAVERLDIDPPAAQFELMLESVEDGHGRLQANFRYAADVFDTATIARLAGHYVALLEAWCRRPGTPLGAVALLDEAEQVTLRHWGSNAQDYGAPLPVQRLFEQQAQTRPQATALLFGDTALSYGELNARANRLAHRLIALGVGPEVRVGIALERSVTLVVSLLAVLKAGGAYVPLDPDYPAERLAYMAADSGIALLLTGPGLAGRVVPPAGVPVFEVDGLDLAGEPEYEPVVALHAEHLAYVIHTSGSTGRPKGAANRHGALYNRLAWMQAAYRLDTGDTVLQKTPFGFDVSVWEFLWPLTTGARLLLAGPGEHRDPGRLAALIRQHGVSTLHFVPAMLQAFLAHGDSAGCDSVRRVICSGEALPPQAQQAVFERLPQAALYNLYGPTEAAIDVTHWQCRRDGGPTVPIGRPIGNVTVRVLDTDLNLAPQGAAGELYLGGAGLGRGYLNRAGLTAARFVADPFDGNGGRLYRTGDLVRWNSEGQLEYLGRIDHQVKIRGLRIELGEVEAQLLAQPGVREAVVVAREGPGGPGLAAYVCPAGLDVAQLKAALGTVLPDYMVPGTLTLLEALPLNANGKVDRKALPAPQGVARVDYAAPQGEVEVLLAGIWAEVLGLERVGRYDHFFELGGHSLAAVRVAALWAERHGHALPVRAFFEQPTLAALAGQLPATGTGDTRRERLAAMEQLLNDFEA is encoded by the coding sequence ATGTCCGACCATCCCGACCTTACCGAACGCCGCGCCCGGCTGAGCCCCGAACAACGTGCCCGGCTGCAGCAGCGCCTGGCGGGCGCCAGCGATGCGCCGACGCGTGATGCGATCCCACGTCGCGCCGAACGACACCACGCGCCGTTGTCGTATGCCCAGCAACGGCTGTGGTTCCTGTGGCAGCTGGACCCGTCCGGCACGGCCTACCACCTGGGTGGTGGCCTGCGTCTCACCGGCCGGCTCGACGTGGCGGCGCTGCACGCCAGCCTGCAGGCGTTGCTGGCGCGCCACGAAGCGCTGCGCACGGTGTTCCGCGCCGGCGCAGCCGGTGAGCCGGAACAATGGATCGGGCCGGTGTCGGAGCTCGCGCTGCCGTGCATCGACCTGGCGGGCTGCATGCCCGATGCGCGCGAGCAGCGCATCCACGAGGCGTGGGCGCAGCTGTGCGACACGCCGTTCGATCTGGCGCAAGGCCCGCTGCTGCGCGTGCTGCTGTTGCGCTGCGGCACCGATGAGCACCGGCTGCTGGTGGTCATGCACCACATCATCTCGGACGCGCACTCGACCGGGCTGATCCTGGACGAGCTGGCCGCAGGCTACCGGGCGGCGCTCGACGGCGCGGCGCCGACCCTGCCCGCGCTGCCGATCCAGTACGCCGATTACGCCGTGTGGCAGCGGCAGTGGCTGCAGGGGGCCGAAGGCGAGCGCCAGCTCGCCTGGTGGCGCGCGCAACTGGGCGGCGAACAGCCGGTGCTGGCGCTGCAGGGGGACCGGCCACGGGCACCGACCGGGGCCCGCGCCGGCGCCTGCCATGTCGTCGTGCTCGACGAGGCACTTGCGGCCAGGGTCCGGCAGCAGGCGCAGCAGCACGGCGCCACGTTGTTCATGGCGCTGTTGGCGGCGTTCCAGGCGCTGTTGTTCCGCCATACCGGGCAGGGCGACCTGCGCGTCGGCGTGCCGGTGGCCAACCGCAACCGCGCCGAGGTGCTGGGCGTGGTCGGTTTCTTCGTCAACACCCAGGTGCTGCGGGTGCAGGTCGACGCCCGGACAACGCTGGCGGCGCTGCTGGCGCAGACCCGCGACACCGCGATCGAGGCCCAGGCGCGCCAGGACCTGCCGTTCGAACAACTGGTGCAGGCGTTGCAGCCCGAGCGCAGCCTGGCCCACAACCCGCTGTTCCAGGTGATGTTCAACCACCTGCGCCGTGACGCGCCGGCGCCGGCTGCCTGGCCCGGGGTCGCGGTCGAGCGGCTGGACATCGACCCGCCGGCCGCCCAGTTCGAACTGATGCTGGAAAGCGTGGAGGACGGGCACGGCCGGCTGCAGGCGAATTTCCGCTACGCGGCCGACGTATTCGACACGGCCACCATCGCGCGGCTGGCCGGACATTACGTAGCGCTGCTCGAAGCATGGTGCCGTCGTCCGGGTACGCCGCTGGGCGCGGTGGCGCTGCTGGACGAGGCCGAACAGGTGACGCTGCGGCACTGGGGCAGCAATGCGCAGGACTACGGCGCGCCGCTGCCGGTGCAGCGGCTGTTCGAGCAGCAGGCGCAGACCCGGCCGCAGGCGACGGCGCTGCTGTTCGGCGACACGGCGCTGAGCTACGGCGAACTCAACGCCCGCGCCAACCGCCTGGCGCACCGGCTGATCGCACTGGGCGTCGGCCCGGAAGTCCGGGTGGGCATCGCGCTGGAACGCTCGGTGACATTGGTGGTGAGCCTGCTGGCGGTGCTGAAGGCCGGCGGGGCGTACGTGCCGCTGGACCCGGACTACCCGGCCGAGCGGCTGGCCTACATGGCGGCCGACAGCGGCATCGCGCTGTTGCTGACCGGCCCGGGGCTGGCCGGGCGGGTGGTGCCGCCGGCCGGGGTGCCGGTGTTCGAGGTGGACGGGCTGGACCTCGCCGGCGAGCCGGAATACGAGCCGGTGGTGGCGCTGCACGCGGAGCACCTGGCGTACGTGATCCACACCTCGGGCTCGACCGGGCGCCCCAAGGGGGCGGCCAACCGGCATGGCGCGCTGTACAACCGGCTGGCCTGGATGCAGGCGGCCTATCGGCTGGATACGGGCGACACGGTACTGCAGAAGACCCCGTTCGGCTTCGACGTGTCGGTGTGGGAATTCCTGTGGCCGCTGACGACGGGCGCACGGCTGCTGCTGGCAGGGCCGGGGGAACACCGCGACCCGGGGCGGCTGGCGGCGCTGATCCGGCAGCATGGGGTGAGCACGCTGCACTTCGTGCCGGCGATGCTGCAGGCCTTCCTCGCACACGGGGACAGCGCGGGGTGCGACAGCGTGCGGCGGGTGATCTGCAGCGGCGAGGCCCTGCCGCCGCAGGCACAGCAGGCGGTGTTCGAGCGGCTGCCGCAGGCGGCGCTGTACAACCTGTACGGCCCGACCGAAGCGGCGATCGACGTGACGCACTGGCAGTGCCGGCGCGACGGCGGGCCTACGGTGCCGATTGGGCGGCCGATCGGCAACGTGACGGTGCGGGTGCTCGATACGGACCTGAACCTGGCGCCGCAGGGGGCGGCAGGTGAGCTGTACCTGGGCGGGGCCGGGCTGGGGCGGGGCTACCTGAACCGGGCGGGGCTGACGGCGGCGCGCTTCGTGGCGGACCCGTTCGACGGCAACGGCGGGCGGCTCTATCGCACCGGGGATCTGGTGCGCTGGAACAGCGAAGGCCAGTTGGAATACCTGGGGCGGATCGACCATCAGGTGAAGATCCGCGGGCTGCGGATCGAGCTGGGGGAGGTGGAGGCACAGCTGCTGGCGCAGCCGGGGGTGCGCGAGGCGGTGGTGGTGGCGCGTGAGGGCCCGGGGGGGCCTGGGCTGGCGGCGTATGTGTGCCCGGCGGGGCTGGACGTGGCGCAGCTGAAGGCGGCGCTGGGAACGGTGCTGCCGGACTACATGGTGCCGGGGACGCTCACGCTGCTGGAGGCACTGCCGCTGAACGCGAACGGCAAGGTGGACCGCAAGGCGCTGCCGGCGCCGCAGGGGGTGGCGCGGGTGGACTACGCGGCGCCGCAGGGCGAGGTGGAGGTGTTGCTGGCCGGGATCTGGGCGGAGGTGCTGGGACTGGAGCGGGTGGGCCGGTACGACCACTTCTTCGAGCTGGGCGGGCATTCGCTTGCCGCGGTACGGGTGGCGGCGCTGTGGGCGGAACGGCACGGCCATGCGCTGCCGGTACGCGCCTTCTTCGAGCAGCCCACGCTCGCGGCGCTGGCCGGGCAACTGCCTGCTACCGGCACCGGCGACACCCGCCGCGAGCGGCTGGCGGCAATGGAACAACTGCTTAACGACTTCGAGGCCTGA
- a CDS encoding type I polyketide synthase, whose protein sequence is MMQQPHPGDEANGLEIAIVGMAGRFPGAADIDAFWRNLRDGVESVVTYSDAQLRERGVPQALLDDPDYVKAGMPLDGIDQFDAGFFGYTPRDAEHLDPQQRLFLECAWAALEHAGYDAGRCPTRTGVYGGSGASLYLIRHLLPHCTLADGGNIAELLGLLGGNMADALCTRVAYKLNLKGPAVTVQTACSTSLTAVHTACQGLLGHECDLALAGGVSLNLLQNGGYRYQAGAILSPDGHCRAFDSRAAGTLLGSGAGVVVLKRLDDALRDGDTVHAVIKGSAANNDGADKVGFTAPGVAGQAGVIRTAQLVAGVTADTIGYIEAHGTGTVLGDPIEIAALTQAFRADTTARGCCAIGSVKTNIGHLDAAAGVAGLIKTVLALKHRTLPASLHFEQPNPQLNLADSPFYVNAATRPWPQTAHPRRAGVSSFGFGGTNVHVVLEEAPSAPPPNDAGCRVLLLSARSADALAQSCRRLADHLEAHPGLPLADVAHTLCAGRRRFAGRAAAVGDGCAALIQALRAQDGPGFHAGSALSAAPAVAFLFPGQGAQHAAMGAALYRSEAVFRDTVDRCSTLLLPQLGIDLRTLLLTDAADEAEAAVRLAQTALTQPALFVVEYALAQLWLSWGVRPDAMLGHSIGEYVAACVAGVFGLEGALTLVAARGRLLQAMPPGAMLAVALPEAQLAPWLQAGCDLAAVNAADLCVLSGPEDAIAAAGQALAARGVAVRRLQVSHAFHSASIEPLLGEFGTVLSRVAFSAPQLPFVSNLSGRWITAEEACSPDYWMRHARGTVRFADGLGTLLARADRILLEVGPGETLSTLARRHPAAAGRPILASQCHPQRRDRNAAQPADCLAQLWVAGIDLDTAAVTAPGTPRRRVPLPTYPFERQRYWIDPPTAAVPAVPMATAFAAAAHDGRYLPGYRRIDAAPAAASGATPVLLFAGTQPLAERLAEQLGGLGRQVIRVVPGGHYAALAADRYQLRPGERADYDALLRAVTAQYGAPARLVHLWTLDAPQLDEAAQLEHGFFSLLALAQAVAHGADPLRATLTVIAQGLEDVTGDESLYPCLATLHGPCKVIPQELPGLGCRLIDVVPPPVGSVLEARLAACLAAETDCPDGPPLVAYRGLHRWLPEYRPAPRDVPATPRLRQGGTYLITGGLGGIGLALARQLAGRWQARLVLLARTPAKAQPALDALAASGAQVLALAADVADAAALQAALAQARQRFGRIDGVIHAAGVPGGGMIADRSRAAVDAVFAPKLRGTQLLLAALQHEPPDFVLLCASLTALAGGFGQIDYCAANAFQDAYAAHAARQGGPAVFSVDWDTWRGIGMAAGQTLPDDAGLDAARGAALFEQVVCGPLAPRTVISSIDLQTQLERMRPDALLARALPTRPAERPRRARPTLSTPYTMPAEGLEQDLAALWTGFLGIDPIGMHDNLFELGGDSLLAIQLLAQVGHAYGVTLHPAAFLRTPTLAALAVLVETRLIEEIENADAPADPAPATL, encoded by the coding sequence ATGATGCAGCAACCGCATCCGGGCGATGAGGCCAACGGCCTTGAGATCGCCATCGTCGGCATGGCCGGCCGCTTTCCCGGCGCCGCCGACATCGACGCCTTCTGGCGCAACCTGCGCGATGGCGTGGAATCGGTGGTGACCTACAGCGACGCGCAACTGCGCGAGCGGGGCGTGCCGCAGGCGCTGCTGGACGATCCCGACTACGTGAAGGCCGGCATGCCGCTGGACGGCATCGACCAGTTCGACGCCGGCTTCTTCGGCTACACCCCGCGCGACGCCGAGCACCTGGACCCGCAGCAGCGCCTGTTCCTGGAGTGCGCCTGGGCGGCGCTGGAGCATGCCGGCTATGACGCCGGACGCTGTCCCACCCGTACCGGGGTCTATGGCGGCAGCGGCGCCAGCCTGTATCTGATCCGGCACCTGCTGCCGCACTGCACACTGGCCGACGGCGGCAACATCGCCGAACTGCTGGGCCTCTTGGGCGGCAACATGGCCGATGCGCTGTGCACCCGGGTCGCCTACAAGCTCAACCTGAAAGGGCCGGCAGTGACGGTCCAGACCGCCTGCTCGACCTCGCTGACGGCGGTGCACACCGCCTGCCAGGGGCTGCTGGGGCACGAATGCGATCTGGCGCTGGCCGGGGGCGTCTCGCTCAACCTGCTGCAGAATGGCGGCTATCGCTATCAGGCGGGGGCCATCCTGTCGCCCGACGGCCATTGCCGCGCCTTCGACAGCCGCGCCGCCGGCACGCTGCTGGGCAGCGGCGCCGGCGTCGTCGTGCTCAAACGGCTCGACGACGCGCTGCGCGACGGCGATACCGTGCACGCGGTGATCAAGGGCAGCGCCGCCAACAACGACGGCGCGGACAAGGTGGGCTTCACCGCGCCCGGCGTGGCCGGGCAGGCGGGGGTGATCCGCACCGCCCAACTGGTGGCCGGGGTCACCGCCGACACCATCGGCTACATCGAAGCCCACGGCACCGGCACGGTGCTGGGCGATCCGATCGAGATCGCCGCGTTGACCCAGGCATTCCGCGCCGATACCACAGCACGCGGTTGCTGCGCCATCGGCTCGGTCAAGACCAACATCGGCCATCTGGATGCGGCGGCCGGCGTGGCCGGCCTGATCAAGACGGTGCTGGCGCTCAAGCATCGCACGCTGCCCGCCAGCCTGCATTTCGAGCAGCCCAACCCGCAGCTGAACCTCGCGGACAGCCCGTTCTACGTCAATGCGGCGACCCGGCCCTGGCCGCAGACCGCGCATCCGCGCCGCGCAGGGGTCAGCTCGTTCGGTTTTGGCGGCACCAATGTGCACGTGGTGCTCGAGGAAGCGCCGTCAGCACCGCCGCCGAATGACGCCGGCTGCCGGGTACTGCTGCTGTCGGCGCGCAGCGCCGACGCGCTGGCGCAAAGCTGCCGCCGGCTGGCTGACCACCTGGAGGCGCATCCCGGGCTGCCGCTGGCCGATGTGGCGCACACGTTGTGCGCCGGGCGCCGGCGCTTCGCCGGGCGTGCAGCGGCGGTGGGCGACGGGTGTGCGGCGTTGATCCAGGCGCTGCGTGCGCAGGACGGGCCGGGTTTCCACGCCGGGTCGGCGCTGTCCGCCGCACCGGCGGTGGCCTTCCTGTTCCCCGGTCAGGGCGCGCAGCACGCGGCGATGGGGGCGGCGCTCTATCGCAGCGAGGCGGTGTTCCGCGACACGGTGGACCGGTGCAGCACGCTGCTGCTGCCGCAGCTGGGCATCGACCTGCGCACGCTGCTGCTGACCGATGCCGCAGACGAGGCCGAAGCGGCCGTCCGGCTGGCGCAGACCGCGCTCACCCAGCCGGCGCTGTTCGTGGTCGAGTATGCGCTCGCCCAGTTGTGGCTGAGCTGGGGCGTGCGGCCGGATGCCATGCTGGGCCACAGCATCGGCGAATATGTGGCGGCCTGCGTGGCCGGCGTGTTCGGGCTGGAGGGCGCGTTGACGCTGGTGGCCGCACGCGGCCGGCTGCTGCAGGCGATGCCGCCCGGCGCGATGCTGGCCGTCGCTCTGCCAGAGGCACAGCTGGCACCCTGGCTGCAGGCCGGTTGCGATCTGGCCGCCGTCAACGCGGCGGACCTGTGCGTATTGTCCGGCCCGGAAGACGCGATCGCGGCGGCCGGACAGGCGCTGGCCGCGCGCGGCGTCGCGGTGCGGCGCCTGCAGGTGTCGCATGCGTTCCATTCCGCATCGATCGAACCCTTGCTGGGCGAGTTCGGGACCGTGTTGTCCCGGGTCGCCTTCTCGGCACCGCAGCTTCCGTTCGTCTCCAACCTCAGCGGCCGCTGGATCACCGCGGAGGAAGCCTGCAGCCCCGACTACTGGATGCGCCACGCGCGCGGCACGGTGCGCTTTGCCGACGGGCTCGGCACGCTGCTGGCGCGGGCCGATCGCATCCTGCTGGAGGTCGGGCCGGGCGAGACCCTGAGCACGCTGGCGCGTCGCCATCCCGCCGCTGCCGGCCGACCCATCCTGGCGTCCCAGTGCCATCCGCAGCGCCGAGATCGGAACGCCGCGCAGCCGGCGGATTGCCTCGCGCAACTGTGGGTGGCCGGCATCGACCTGGACACAGCGGCGGTGACCGCCCCGGGGACGCCGCGCCGCCGCGTGCCGCTGCCCACGTATCCGTTCGAACGGCAGCGCTACTGGATCGATCCGCCGACCGCCGCAGTGCCTGCGGTGCCCATGGCAACCGCCTTCGCTGCCGCCGCGCACGACGGCCGCTACCTGCCGGGCTACCGGCGCATCGATGCCGCGCCCGCTGCCGCATCGGGTGCCACGCCGGTGCTGCTGTTCGCCGGCACGCAGCCGCTGGCCGAACGGCTTGCCGAGCAACTGGGCGGGCTGGGCCGGCAGGTGATCCGGGTGGTGCCGGGCGGGCACTATGCCGCGCTGGCTGCGGACCGCTACCAGCTGCGGCCCGGCGAACGCGCGGATTACGACGCCCTGCTGCGCGCCGTCACCGCGCAATACGGTGCCCCGGCCCGCCTCGTCCACCTGTGGACGCTGGATGCGCCGCAGCTGGACGAGGCGGCGCAGCTGGAACACGGCTTCTTCAGCCTGCTGGCGTTGGCGCAGGCCGTGGCGCACGGTGCTGATCCGCTCCGGGCTACGCTCACCGTGATCGCCCAGGGGTTGGAGGATGTGACCGGCGACGAGTCGCTGTATCCGTGCCTGGCGACCCTGCACGGCCCATGCAAGGTGATACCGCAGGAGCTGCCCGGGCTGGGCTGCCGGTTGATCGACGTGGTGCCGCCGCCAGTCGGCAGTGTGCTCGAAGCCCGGCTCGCCGCCTGCCTCGCCGCTGAAACCGACTGCCCGGACGGCCCGCCGCTGGTCGCCTATCGCGGCCTGCACCGCTGGCTGCCCGAGTACCGGCCGGCACCGCGCGATGTGCCCGCAACGCCGCGGCTGCGGCAAGGCGGCACCTATCTGATCACCGGCGGGCTGGGCGGCATCGGCCTGGCGCTGGCCCGGCAACTGGCCGGACGCTGGCAGGCGCGGCTGGTGCTGCTGGCCCGCACGCCGGCCAAGGCGCAGCCGGCGCTCGATGCGCTCGCGGCCAGCGGGGCGCAGGTGCTGGCACTGGCGGCGGACGTGGCCGATGCCGCTGCGCTGCAGGCTGCGCTGGCGCAGGCGCGGCAACGCTTCGGCAGGATCGATGGCGTGATCCACGCGGCCGGCGTGCCCGGGGGCGGCATGATCGCGGACCGGTCCCGCGCGGCGGTCGACGCGGTGTTCGCCCCCAAGCTGCGCGGCACACAGCTGCTGTTGGCCGCGCTGCAGCACGAACCGCCGGATTTCGTGCTGCTGTGCGCATCGCTGACCGCGCTCGCCGGCGGGTTCGGCCAGATCGACTATTGCGCCGCCAACGCCTTCCAGGATGCCTATGCCGCCCACGCGGCCCGGCAAGGCGGACCGGCGGTGTTCTCGGTCGACTGGGATACCTGGCGTGGCATCGGCATGGCTGCCGGGCAGACCTTGCCGGACGACGCCGGGCTGGACGCGGCGCGCGGCGCCGCGCTGTTCGAGCAGGTGGTGTGCGGACCGTTGGCGCCACGCACCGTGATCAGCAGCATCGATCTGCAGACGCAGCTCGAACGGATGCGTCCCGATGCGCTGCTGGCGCGGGCACTGCCCACCCGCCCGGCCGAGCGTCCACGCCGGGCCCGTCCGACGCTGTCCACGCCCTACACCATGCCGGCCGAGGGGCTGGAACAGGATCTTGCCGCGCTGTGGACCGGGTTTCTCGGCATCGATCCCATCGGCATGCACGACAACCTGTTCGAGCTGGGCGGCGATTCGCTGCTGGCGATCCAACTGCTGGCCCAGGTCGGCCATGCCTACGGCGTGACGCTGCACCCGGCCGCCTTCCTGCGCACCCCGACGCTCGCCGCGCTGGCGGTGCTCGTCGAAACCCGTCTGATCGAAGAGATCGAAAACGCCGACGCGCCTGCCGATCCCGCGCCCGCAACCCTTTGA